GCCCGTCGGAAGGCGACGACGAGACGATCCTGAAGAGTTCCCCAGAGCCTTTCGATCCGCCCCTTCGCCTGGGGAGACCCTGCAGGGACATAGCGAGTTCCGAGAACCTCCAGAGCGCGGCCGAACTGGGTTACAGGCGCCGAGTCCTCCAGCTCCTCCTTGATCGTCAGTTTTTCCGACTTGGGAGAAAGGAAGATGGTGTGGCGGTCGGCGTAAAGCTCGCGAGGCACGCCGTGGCGATCAAGCATCTGACGGAGCACGCGGAAGTAGCCGAAGAGGCACTCATTCCTGGCCATCCACAGACCGAGGACCTCTCCTGTGGCATCGTCAATCACGCCGTGGAGAGTGCAACGCTCACCGATCTCGAACCAATCGAAAGGAGAGGCGTCCATCTGGACCAGATCGCCTCGTCGGGACCGTCGGACCCTGCGGGAACGCCGCTTCGGGGCCCGGTGGCGATGAACGAGGGACAGGTTCTCCGCGCGAAGGAAACGGGCGATGCTCTTGGCGCTCAGCACGAGATCATGCTCTTCGGCAAGGAGTTCGGCCATGTGCTGACAGCTCGTATCCCTGTAAAGACCCTTGGCCAGACTGACGACGAAATCCCGTGTCTCCTGAGAGATTCTGCGCCGGGACGGTTTGCCTCGTCCCTTGTGCAGGAGCCCCTGCGCTCCTTCTTCCCGGTAGCGTCGTTTGAGCCGAAAGACCTGACGGCGGCTCAGACCGAGCCGATCGGCCACCTCCTGAACCGTCAGGTTGCCCGCGACAGCCTCTTCCACCAACCCCAAGCGCCTTGCTTCTTTTGTCTTCATGAGTAGGTCTCTCCTGGTCGTCATAAGTGACATTTTCCCTGTCCTCTTCACGAGTGACAATACCATTGTCCGGCGACAATTTCACAAACCTCCCTTGACCGGCGGCGGCGACCGTGCTATAAGTATTCCAATCGTCATCGGTCTTTCGATGGCGGATCGTCCGGCAAGAGCCAACGGAGGTTTTCTCATGTCACGTCGCTGCGTCTTCTCCATGGGTTATTTTTTTACCAACGCGGGTCCCGCTCCGGGGTCGGCGTGAAGACGCGCTGAACCCAGCGAGCGAAGGGCCCTCACGAAAGTGAGGGCCCTTTTTTGTTTCCCCGTTTCCCAAAACAGTCAGGAGGAACGACACATGACAGCCGAGCAGAGAACGTCCCAACTTCGCGCCCTCATCGAACGTCTGTATGACAGGGTCCCCCTCTACAGGGAACGCATGGAGGCCCTGGGCATCGTCCCCGAAGACCTCCGTTCCCCCGAGGACCTCCGGAAATTTCCCTTCACCGTCAAGCAGGACCTCCGCGACGCCTATCCCTACGGGCTTCTGGCCTGCGACCGGTCCGATCTGGCCCGCCTCCACGCCTCGTCGGGGACGACGGGCAAGCCCACCGTCGTCGGCTACACCCGAAAAGACCTCGATCTCTGGGCGGAAGCCGTCAAGAACTGCATGGAGACGGCCGGCGTGGGGCCTCGCGACATCGTTCAGGTCACGTTCGGCTACGGTCTCTTCACGGGCGGCCTGGGCATCCACGACGGCGCCGAAGCCCTGGGGGCGACGGTCATTCCCGCCTCGGGAGGCTTCTCGGAACGGCAGCTTCTCCTCATGGAGGACCTGGGGACGACGGTCATCGCCTGCACGCCCTCTTACGCCCTCCATCTGGCCGACCTCATCGAGGCGCGGGGGCTGAAACTCAAGCTGCGGCTGGGAATCTTCGGAGCCGAGCCCTGGTCGGAGGCCCTCAGGAAGAAGATCGAGGAGCGTCTGGGCATCAGGGCCATCGACATCTACGGGCTCTCGGAGGTCATGGGACCCGGCGTCGCCATCGAATGCCCCTGCCAGGCGGGCCTCCACCTCCAGGAGGACCTCTTCCACGCCGAAATCGTCGATCCCGAGACGGGCCTGCCCCTTCCCGACGGCGAAGAGGGCGAACTGGTCCTGACGACGCTCGGCAAGGAGGGCATGCCCCTGCTCCGCTACCGGACCCGCGACGTCACCCGCATCCTGCCCGGAACCTGCGCCTGCGGTCGAGAGGGAACCCGCCTGGCCCGGATCAGGGGGCGCAGCGACGACATGCTCATCATCCGCGGCGTCAACGTCTACCCCTCCCAGATCGAGACGGCCCTGGGCCGCGTCGAGGGACTCTCCCTCCACTACCTCCTCGAGGTAAGCGACAAGGAAGGCCTCAAAGAGCTGACCGTCTGCTGCGAGCCCCTCGAAACGCTCGACAGGGAGGGCATGGCCCAACTGACCCGCAGGAGCCAGCAGGAACTTCTGGCCCTCCTGGGCGTCCGGGTCGGCTTCCGCCTCGTCGAGCCGGGAAGCCTGAGCCGCTCCGAGGGCAAAGCCGCCCGCGTCCGCAACGTGGCCTGACGGAGAGATTCCCTTTTCGAGCAAGAGCGAAGACGAGCCGAGAGGAGGCCATACCGTGCAACGGAAGGAAACGGAAAGAGGAGAAGAGGACAGAAGAGAACGCTACGCGAGCTGCTGCGAGGACTGGGGCGAGATCGCCCTGGGCTACGTCGAGGCCAGGAAGAGGGCGGAAGAGGCGAAAGAGGGGGAAAGGGCCTGAGAAAGGGGTCCGCTCCCGGCGCGCCGGAGCCATGGAAAGGGAGAGGGCCCCGACGGGGCCCTCTCCCTTTCTCGTCTCAGAGTTCCGACCGAAGCCGCTCGATCCAGCCCTTGACCCGTTCGGCCGTCGCCTCGGACTGGTTGTTGTCGTCGAGGGGAAGGCCGACGAAGGAGCCGTCGCGCACGGAAAGGCCCCGCCCCTCGTAGCCGTCGACGGGGCAGGAACCGACCACTTCGGCTCCCGCCTTGACGGCGGCATCGTAGAGAATGCCCAGGGCATCGACGAAGGTGTCGCTGAAGCCCACCTGGTCGCCCGTGCCGAAGAGAGCCACCTTCTTCCCCTTCAGGGAGAGCTTCTCGAAGGCGGGCAGAAAGGCCGCCCAGTCATCCTGAAGCTCGCCGAAACCCCACGTCGACGATCCCAGAAGAAGGGCCTCGTAGGACTCGAGGTCCTTGACGTCACACTGGGCCACGTCGACGACCGGGATCTGAAGGGCCTCCGCGATCGTCTCCGCCACCGCCTTGGTGGCTCCTGTCGTGCTGCCGTAAAGAACGATGCTCTTCTTCAATGCCGTTCCTCCTTGCTCGAAACTCTTCCGGAAGGGTGTCCCTCCGGAACCGATGAAAGCGCCCTCAGTTTGATGCTTCAAACAAAGGCTACCACAAGAGATCGGAAAGGACAAGAAGCATTCCCCCCCAATCGGCGGGCAAAGAAGGTCAGACACTCCGCCGATCCGGCCGGCGGCTCCGGCGTCGACGATCGGGCCTCGCGTCCACGTCGACGAGGGGGAGAGGGCTCCCGTCGACAGCCCCGGAGGGACGACGCCCGGGGCCTGTGTCTTCATGGACGTCGGGCGCCGCCGAAAGGGACAAGTTCCGAAGAAATCCGTCCTCCCTCCAGGAGGCCGGAGCGGCAGGACCGACGAGAGAGGAGACGGCTCCGAGGCCGCCCTTGACGCCCCTAAGGCGGAGGCGTATGATCGTCACGTAAACTCGACTTAAGTGGTTGGGTATAGGAGGCGATCTCATGAAGCTCTCGACGAAGACGCGCTACGGCCTGAGGGCCCTCCTCGATCTGGCCCGTCAGGACGGCACTCTGCCCGTCCCTCTCCGGGAGATCGCCGAAAGGCAGGGCCTCTCCGAGGCCTATCTGGAGAAGCTTCTCGGCCTCCTGCGACGGAAGGGGCTGGTCGAGACGGTCCGAGGCGTCCAGGGAGGCTACAGGCTGGCGACGACGGCCTCGAACATCACCGTCGCCCAGGTGCTCGACGTTCTCGACGGGCCCATCCGTTTTTCCGACTGTGCCTCCGGCGGTCACTGCCGGCTGAGGGAGGCCTGCCCCGCCAACAGCCTCTGGACCCGTCTTCAGGCCGGCGTCGAACAGGTTCTGCGGGAGACGACGCTGGAGGATCTCATCAACGACAGCTTCGCTTCAAGGGAGGGGTTCGAATGAAAGCCGGAATCTACATGGACTACGCCGCGACGACCTTCGCGGCACCGGAAGTGGTCGAGGCGATGATGCCCTACTTCACCGATTCCTTCGAGAATCCGTCGTCGCTCTATT
The DNA window shown above is from Aminithiophilus ramosus and carries:
- a CDS encoding flavodoxin, with the translated sequence MKKSIVLYGSTTGATKAVAETIAEALQIPVVDVAQCDVKDLESYEALLLGSSTWGFGELQDDWAAFLPAFEKLSLKGKKVALFGTGDQVGFSDTFVDALGILYDAAVKAGAEVVGSCPVDGYEGRGLSVRDGSFVGLPLDDNNQSEATAERVKGWIERLRSEL
- a CDS encoding ISNCY family transposase, which gives rise to MVLSLVKRTGKMSLMTTRRDLLMKTKEARRLGLVEEAVAGNLTVQEVADRLGLSRRQVFRLKRRYREEGAQGLLHKGRGKPSRRRISQETRDFVVSLAKGLYRDTSCQHMAELLAEEHDLVLSAKSIARFLRAENLSLVHRHRAPKRRSRRVRRSRRGDLVQMDASPFDWFEIGERCTLHGVIDDATGEVLGLWMARNECLFGYFRVLRQMLDRHGVPRELYADRHTIFLSPKSEKLTIKEELEDSAPVTQFGRALEVLGTRYVPAGSPQAKGRIERLWGTLQDRLVVAFRRAGVKTIEEANVLLAAYPGEVHNPRFARPPAEGASAFLPPPDGPALDLLLTRQTDRKASGDSTISLDGKLYSLIGPRRRPLLLARGQAVKVIEKLDGKLLALVHDGLYDLAAVDKEPPATPPPVIETKTGTPCKTKKQRKPAADHPWRQNPAPPAAAVGSEQGTGSPP
- a CDS encoding phenylacetate--CoA ligase family protein, which codes for MTAEQRTSQLRALIERLYDRVPLYRERMEALGIVPEDLRSPEDLRKFPFTVKQDLRDAYPYGLLACDRSDLARLHASSGTTGKPTVVGYTRKDLDLWAEAVKNCMETAGVGPRDIVQVTFGYGLFTGGLGIHDGAEALGATVIPASGGFSERQLLLMEDLGTTVIACTPSYALHLADLIEARGLKLKLRLGIFGAEPWSEALRKKIEERLGIRAIDIYGLSEVMGPGVAIECPCQAGLHLQEDLFHAEIVDPETGLPLPDGEEGELVLTTLGKEGMPLLRYRTRDVTRILPGTCACGREGTRLARIRGRSDDMLIIRGVNVYPSQIETALGRVEGLSLHYLLEVSDKEGLKELTVCCEPLETLDREGMAQLTRRSQQELLALLGVRVGFRLVEPGSLSRSEGKAARVRNVA
- a CDS encoding RrF2 family transcriptional regulator, coding for MKLSTKTRYGLRALLDLARQDGTLPVPLREIAERQGLSEAYLEKLLGLLRRKGLVETVRGVQGGYRLATTASNITVAQVLDVLDGPIRFSDCASGGHCRLREACPANSLWTRLQAGVEQVLRETTLEDLINDSFASREGFE